A stretch of Malus sylvestris chromosome 11, drMalSylv7.2, whole genome shotgun sequence DNA encodes these proteins:
- the LOC126590584 gene encoding NAD-dependent protein deacetylase SRT1-like isoform X1 has product MSLGYAEKLSYIEDVGQVGMTEHFDTPLALQEKIERLAMLIQKSKHLVVFTGAGISTSCGIPDFRGPRGIWTLQHEGKALPEASLPFHRAMPSLTHIALVELERAGILKFVISQNVDGLHLRSGIPREKLAELHGNSFLETCPSCGVEYLRDFEVETIGLKETSRRCSDKNCRARLKDTVLDWEDALPSKEMDLAEKHCRMADVVLCLGTSLQITPACNLPLKSLRGGGKIVIVNLQKTPKDKKANLVIHGLVDKVISGVMDFLNLQIPPFVRLDLFQIILTQALSLDKKNVNWSLRVASVHGQKAPLPFVKSIEISFLDNQGYKSAILQKEPFQLKRRTLQGKSFDMVLKFNFIDSCGCPSTEIVVPLNFKVPEDCLTLDKDAVLQKLRHTAIQESCCGQNAIVERNVMLTPKTKVIAYAIVTNVVRYRMTAEALQAGSLGNAIKRRKESVNGFETSRKRSKMHRRKSRF; this is encoded by the exons ATGTCCTTGGGTTATGCAGAGAAGCTTTCCTACATAGAAGATGTGGGCCAAGTCGGAATGACTGAACATTTCGACACGCCTCTAGCTTTGCAAGAAAAA ATTGAGCGGCTTGCTATGTTGATACAAAAG AGTAAGCATCTAGTAGTGTTTACGGGTGCAGGAATCTCAACTTCTTGTGGTATACCGGACTTTCGAGGTCCAAGGGGAATTTGGACTCTGCAG CATGAAGGCAAGGCTTTGCCGGAAGCATCACTGCCATTTCATCGTGCAATGCCGAGCTTGACTCATATAGCTTTGGTTGAACTGGAGAGAGCTGGAATTTTGAAGTTTGTAATTAGCCAG AATGTTGATGGTCTTCATCTACGATCTGGAATACCAAGGGAGAAACTTGCTGAGTTACATGGTAACTCCTTTCTGGAAACCTGCCCTTCTTGTGGAGTCGA GTATTTGAGGGATTTTGAGGTTGAGACTATTGGACTGAAGGAGACTTCAAGACGGTGCTCAGATAAAAATTGTAGAGCAAGGCTTAAAGATACAGTTCTGGATTGGGAG GATGCATTGCCCTCAAAGGAGATGGATCTGGCTGAGAAGCACTGCAGGATGGCTGATGTTGTATTATGTTTGGGGACAAG TTTGCAGATCACTCCAGCATGCAACCTTCCTCTGAAATCGCTCCGTGGTGGGGGAAAGATTGTAATTGTCAACCTTCAG AAAACTCCAAAGGACAAGAAAGCAAATTTAGTGATCCATGGACTTGTTGATAAG GTTATTTCAGGTGTCATGGACTTTCTAAATCTTCAGATTCCTCCATTTGTCCGGTTAGATCTTTTTCAGATCATTCTAACTCAAGCCTTGAGTTTAG ATAAAAAGAATGTGAACTGGAGCCTCCGCGTAGCAAGTGTACATGGACAGAAAGCTCCATTGCCATTTGTCAAATCTATTGAG ATATCCTTCTTAGACAATCAAGGGTATAAATCAGCTATTCTACAGAAGGAACCATTTCAATTGAAAAG GAGAACCTTGCAGGGAAAATCATTTGATATGGTTTTGAAATTCAACTTCATAGATAGTTGTGGTTGTCCGTCCACAGAAATTGTTGTACCTCTTAATTTTAAG GTTCCAGAAGACTGTCTTACGCTTGATAAGGATGCAGTATTGCAAAAGCTGAGACACACAGCAATTCAAGAATCATGCTGTGGGCAGAATGCAATTGTTGAGAGAAATGTGATGCTGACCCCAAAAACTAAGGTCATTGCATATGCCATTGTAACAAATGTTGTCCGGTATAGGATGACTGCTGAAGCCTTGCAAGCTGGTTCCCTAGGTAACGCCATTAAAAGGCGAAAAGAAAGTGTCAACGGTTTTGAAACATCGAGGAAGCGATCAAAAATGCACAGGCGCAAATCTAGATTTTAG
- the LOC126590584 gene encoding NAD-dependent protein deacetylase SRT1-like isoform X2 encodes MPSLTHIALVELERAGILKFVISQNVDGLHLRSGIPREKLAELHGNSFLETCPSCGVEYLRDFEVETIGLKETSRRCSDKNCRARLKDTVLDWEDALPSKEMDLAEKHCRMADVVLCLGTSLQITPACNLPLKSLRGGGKIVIVNLQKTPKDKKANLVIHGLVDKVISGVMDFLNLQIPPFVRLDLFQIILTQALSLDKKNVNWSLRVASVHGQKAPLPFVKSIEISFLDNQGYKSAILQKEPFQLKRRTLQGKSFDMVLKFNFIDSCGCPSTEIVVPLNFKVPEDCLTLDKDAVLQKLRHTAIQESCCGQNAIVERNVMLTPKTKVIAYAIVTNVVRYRMTAEALQAGSLGNAIKRRKESVNGFETSRKRSKMHRRKSRF; translated from the exons ATGCCGAGCTTGACTCATATAGCTTTGGTTGAACTGGAGAGAGCTGGAATTTTGAAGTTTGTAATTAGCCAG AATGTTGATGGTCTTCATCTACGATCTGGAATACCAAGGGAGAAACTTGCTGAGTTACATGGTAACTCCTTTCTGGAAACCTGCCCTTCTTGTGGAGTCGA GTATTTGAGGGATTTTGAGGTTGAGACTATTGGACTGAAGGAGACTTCAAGACGGTGCTCAGATAAAAATTGTAGAGCAAGGCTTAAAGATACAGTTCTGGATTGGGAG GATGCATTGCCCTCAAAGGAGATGGATCTGGCTGAGAAGCACTGCAGGATGGCTGATGTTGTATTATGTTTGGGGACAAG TTTGCAGATCACTCCAGCATGCAACCTTCCTCTGAAATCGCTCCGTGGTGGGGGAAAGATTGTAATTGTCAACCTTCAG AAAACTCCAAAGGACAAGAAAGCAAATTTAGTGATCCATGGACTTGTTGATAAG GTTATTTCAGGTGTCATGGACTTTCTAAATCTTCAGATTCCTCCATTTGTCCGGTTAGATCTTTTTCAGATCATTCTAACTCAAGCCTTGAGTTTAG ATAAAAAGAATGTGAACTGGAGCCTCCGCGTAGCAAGTGTACATGGACAGAAAGCTCCATTGCCATTTGTCAAATCTATTGAG ATATCCTTCTTAGACAATCAAGGGTATAAATCAGCTATTCTACAGAAGGAACCATTTCAATTGAAAAG GAGAACCTTGCAGGGAAAATCATTTGATATGGTTTTGAAATTCAACTTCATAGATAGTTGTGGTTGTCCGTCCACAGAAATTGTTGTACCTCTTAATTTTAAG GTTCCAGAAGACTGTCTTACGCTTGATAAGGATGCAGTATTGCAAAAGCTGAGACACACAGCAATTCAAGAATCATGCTGTGGGCAGAATGCAATTGTTGAGAGAAATGTGATGCTGACCCCAAAAACTAAGGTCATTGCATATGCCATTGTAACAAATGTTGTCCGGTATAGGATGACTGCTGAAGCCTTGCAAGCTGGTTCCCTAGGTAACGCCATTAAAAGGCGAAAAGAAAGTGTCAACGGTTTTGAAACATCGAGGAAGCGATCAAAAATGCACAGGCGCAAATCTAGATTTTAG